acctcTCTAAGGCCAAGGAAGCGTTGTGCATACATTAGGCTTTACATGAAAAAAGTTGTCATGTTTTTAAAGGCACCAAAATGATTTACTTTTCATCTACATTGTTAACACAGCAGAAGGGATTAAAGatggttaaataaactattactgtTCATCTACACTGTTAACACAGCAGAAGGGATTAAAGatggttaaataaactattacttttcatctacactgttaacacagcagaagggattaaagatggttaaataaactattacttttcatctgcactgttaacacagcagaagggattaaagatggttaaataaactattacttttcatctacactgttaacacagcagaagggattaaagatggttaaataaactattacttttcatctGCACTGTTAACACATCAGAAGGGATTAAAGatggttaaataaactattacttttcatctGCACTGTTAACACAGCAGAAGGGATTCATGATGGtttaataaactattacttttcatctgcactgttaacacagcagaagggattaaagatggttaaataaactattacttttcatctacactgttaacacagcagaagggattaaagatggttaaataaactattacttttcatctgcactgttaacacagcagaagggattaaagatggttaaataaactattacttttcatctgcactgttaacacagcagaagggattcatgatggttaaataaactattacttttcatctgcactgttaacacagcagaagggattaaagatggttaaataaactattacttttcatctgcactgttaacacagcagaagggattcatgatggttaaataaactattacttttcatctgcactgttaacacagcagaagggattaaagatggttaaataaactattacttttcatcttcactgttaacacagcagaagggattaaagatggttaaataaactattacttttcatctacactgttaacacagcagaagggattaaagatggttaaataaactattacttttcatctGCACTGTTAACACATCAGAAGGAATTAAAGatggttaaataaactattacttttcatctgcactgttaacacagcagaagggattcatgatggttaaataaactattacttttcatctgcactgttaacacagcagaagggattcatgatggttaaataaactattacttttcatcttcactgttaacacagcagaagggattaaagatggttaaataaactattacttttcatcttcactgttaacacagcagaagggattaaagatggttaaataaactattacttttcatctacactgttaacacagcagaagggattaaagatggttaaataaactattaccTTGATTTGTTTCCCAATGCTGTATTAGGAGTAAAATAATCCTGGTTTGAATGCATTGTACAATCTTCGTAATCTTATACCACGTCACTTTGTAATAATcgagaaacaaatattaaaaatatacacaggAGCATTAATGACGATAatgcatctcaacagtttaaatagatgaagctttaaaagtaataacaaaccATTTAAAACATCTGAAGCTTACATCATGGCAATCTGAGAAGTATTACATAACATGACCTATTTATAATACACAACAATTAGTTGTAAGATAAGCAGTTTAGAAATGATTTGATGACATCAGTAGTAGCAGCTAGTGGTGAAATTATTACTTAAGCTGTTCTGAAATTCAACCCTTCACTTATGCCACAAGAATGCTCCAATTTTTCCTAGAGAAATCAAGGCATTATTAATGCTGTTTTATCAATACAATCCACCTTTTAAGTTTTGATATTATGTGGAAAACAATCTTATTAATTatgaagttatttaaatttacacTTATTCCACACTTCTCTAGTTCTATCTGCCACGTTTAACACTTCGACACAATACAAATTTGGCATACCATCTCCACTGGGTAGCAAATTAATTACCGGAAAATGTTGCAGGGAAGGCTATGCGTTAACTGTCACTTCAGAACATCACAATGTCTAATAACTTTGATACTCTATACAGCAAAACAATTACACTACAGAAATATAACACGTTACACGTACATACCTGACAAATAGATATacagaacaaaagaaaaattcaaatgcCTCAATGGTATTGTTATTTTGATGGGTGACGAACGAATGTATCGGTCCGCAATAAAAGATAAacacaaactaaaaaaataaaatagaagagaATGTACAGTACAAGAACCATAATAAGTGCATAACAGAACAGGAACTGCCTAAACTAAGAGAACCTAAATATGATGAAATAGGTACTGCCTCTACATTAGAAAGTAGCTACGgctacataaaacattaaacactaAGAGAAGATTCATACACACCAATAGCTAATAAACACCAGTACATAATAACTGTTTAAGTTACCAAAAGATAAACATACTGAAAAATCCAAACctatcaaaaaaacaaataactaacaGCTGGAACAACTAAAAGATGATATACATATTACAATAGCTAGAACTACATGACACCTACAACAGTCTGAGCCAATTAACACTGTGAGAAAATGTATAGCATAATAGATAGTCATTAACGAGAGAGAGATAGAGAGATGGCTATCTGACATTTTGTCAAAGTAAGTGAGAGATAGTAATATATGAGCTGGTAAGTAGGAGACACCACTGTTTCTAATACTTTGGATTGCAACTGCTAAACCCAATACATAActattaaagttattaaagagTAAATCATAGTATTCTGAGTAAAGAAACAGCTGAAAGAGAAATTGCACAGTTTCTATAatcatatagtatataactaaCCAATCAAAGAAACTGTATACTGTGATCCATATACCATGATAATTCAGTATAATAACTAACCAATCAGAAGAGTTATATACTATAATGATACAGTATGTAGTAACTGACCAATCAGAAGAGCTATATACTATAATGATACAGTATGTAGTAACTGACCAATCAGAAGAGCTATATACTATAATGATACAGTATGTAGTAACTAACCAATCAGAAGAGCTATATACTATAATGATACAGTATGTAGTAACTAACCAATCAGAAGAGCTATATACTATAATGATACAGTATGTAGTAACTGACCAATCAGAAGAGCTATATACTATAATGATACAGTATGTAGTAACTGACCAATCAGAAGAGCTATATACTATAATGATACAGTATGTAGTAACTAACCAATCAGAAGAGCtatatactatgatacagtatGTAGTAACTGACCAATCAGAAGAGCTATATACTATAATGATACAGTATGTAGTAACTGACCAATCAGAAGAGCtatatactatgatacagtatGTAGTAACTGACCAATTAGAAGAGCTATATACTATAATGATACAGTATGTAGTAACTGACCAATCAGAAGAGCTATATACTATAATGATACAGTATGTAGTAACTAACCAATCAGAAGAGCTATATACTATAATGATACAGTATGTAGTAACTAACCAATCAGAAGAGTtatatactatgatacagtatGTAGTAACTGACCAATTAGAAGAGCTATATACTATAATGATACAGTATGTAGTAACTGACCAATCAGAAGTGCTATATATTATGATAATTCAATATATAGTAGATAATCCTTGTACTGTAATTATGTGGATGCAGATAACAACTTTGATTAAAAGATGTGTTGTAGCAAATCAATTACAAAAATTGAATAACCGAGGTACTAGAGTTCTGGCAGAATCAAATGAAAAGAACAgtttagtaatttaaaacaaacacattttcaaagaacagtatagtaatttaaaacaaacacattttcaaagcatttattaatattatttctgatAAATGCAAAGCTGTGATGCagctaaatttaaaatgttttgattctGGTGAATAGACATGCAAATaggtaaattatacaaataaaacaatcatGGATAACTTGCCAATAATTCTTGGCCCAAGTGATCCCAACATTGTTGCTTACATACAGTTTGCTGGCCACTTATCCATTAATATCCACCCACACAGATAGATCCAGTCAAAACAATAACTTAGGATTAGCATGTACTATTTCCTTATCATTTATTCATCAGTACATGTGAACATCTTCAACAGCATGCCGTCGGCTAAACAAATCACCGACACTGAATAACACAACTGGACACAATGAATGAGAGTAgtgaaaatagttcattacttATTTAGCTTAGTGGACACAGCTGACCACAACAATGAAGTTAGTTTTTATATCCATTTCCCACATCCTTGACAATCAGAGGTCCTATATGACAAGAGTTGTAATAATGTCTTATGTCACATTCAACACTGGCTAGCACTACTGGACACAGCTGACCACAACTTTGAAACTAATCATAATGTTTGCTATCAGAGCACTTAGCCATTGACTAACCACAACTTTGAAACTAATCATAATGTTTGCTACCAGAGCACTTAGCCATTGACTAACCACAACTGATACACCTGAATACAGCACCATACAGCCCACTAATGTCTGTTAGCAGCTTACTCAACACTTTACACTGGAGGCGAGTATGACTAGCTATGACAGACACATGTGATCACAATACTGTACTTCTTGTAATGTCCGCCAACAGCACACTCAACACTTTACACTTGTACTGGGTCGGGTACTGTTCTGATCAGATTTCAGTAATTGTTCCTCACACTTCTGTAATTCTCTTGTCAGAGCTGCATTTTCTACATACAGATCTTTCAACAGCATGTCAGTCTGGCTAGGAGCTGTCtcctaaaggaaaaaaaaaaagtttcaaatccTTCTTTTAACCAACAAATCTTAGCTCATTTTTGCtgcaataaattttttttataaacaacaaataaactatgatacattgttttataaacaacaaaaactatgatacattgttttataaacaacaaataaactatgatacattgttttataaacaacaaaaactatgatacattgttttataaacaacaaataaactatgatacattgttttataaacaacaaaaactatgatacattgttttataaacaacaaataaactatgatacattgttttataaacaacaaataaactatgatacattgttttataaacaacaaaaactatgatacattgttttataaacaacaaaaactatgatacattgttttataaacaacaaataaactatgatacattgttttataaacaacaaaaactatgatacattgttttataaacaacaaataaactatgatacattgttttataaacaacaaaaactatgatacattgttttataaacaacaaataaactatgatacattgttttataaacaacaaaaactatgatacattgttttataaacaacaaataaactatgatacattgttttataaacaacaaaaactatgatacattgttttataaacaacaaataaactatgatacattgttttataaacaacaaataaactatgatacattgttttataaacaacaaaaactatgatacattgttttataaacaacaaaaactatgatacattgttttataaacaacaaataaactatgatacattgttttataaacaacaaataaactatgatacattgttttataaacaacaaaaactatgatacattgttttataaacaacaaataaactatgatacattgttttataaacaacaaataaactatgatacattgttttataaacaacaaaaaactatgatacattgttttataaacaacaaataaactatgatacattgttttataaacaacaaaaactatgatacattgttttataaacaacaaataaactatgatacattgttttataaacaacaaaactatgatacattgttttataaacaacaaataaactatgatacattgttttagtTGTAACTCTACTCAACAAGTACTTTGACTCATGCGATACTTTCTACCCTCATTCCACACATTTACTCAGAAATAAACCTCCTCTACAAACAAACTGATAGTTGTAACTTTAGCTAAAACAttgacaataaaaacaaaatgaaacacagaaaaattatttattttaacttcccACTTATCTGCTTTAACACATTTTCtcttaaattaaaatgaatggACAAATGACAAAATGACCTTTTACTGGAAGAACAGCTGTAGATCAAAAAAATTCTAAGTTTAATCTATATCGATAAGAAATGTACAAAACCTCAGATTATTTCTATGATACTTTGGAAACCAATCTTTCTGTAGTAGACTAAACCTAAGTTTAATCTATATCGATAAGAAGTGTACAAAACCTCAGATTATTTCTATGATACTTTGGAAACCGATCTTTCTGTAGTAGACTAAACCTAAGGCTCCCTGACCCCCTGCTCACCATACTTCACAGTTGATACAAAGAAGCTACCACAACCAGACATGCTAACAATCCTCACTACCAACCTCTGTGTCTTGTGATTGGAAATGACGATGTTTGTCAAGTTCCTCCTTATATTGTAGTTCCATTTCTACCTGCTCCATCATGTGTTCTTGTCCTACAAGTAGGTTAGGGTAAGGTTTCGATTTGTTAATTTCTCCTTCACCATCTATTTCATCAAAGTTTACAGGCAGCCAACACAATAGCATGCACTTTAAAATGATTACTAAGTAGGCGTGCAATCTTACATACCATCaccattttaacaatataaacattgaGGAGAAAACTAATGGATGTTAGTAACAATGCTTTTATGTATTATACTTATTTACTTGTTCATTGAAAATATAACCGTGTAACTAGCATCTAGTACCAATTAGTCCActaccaaaacaaaacacacacacacacacctgttaTGAAAGATACCGACACCCCAGAGTCTGTTTGGAAACTATCATATAACTTGtaagaaaactaataatttaacTCTGATTTTCTTGAATTTCCTAACAATAGCCCTCTTATTTTCCTGTCTTAAAGACTGAGTTGGGTGATAAATGGATGAGGAATAGTCCTCTATATTAATCTTTTAATAAGAGGTTAAATTAACAAGATACACAAGTATCAGTTGAAATGCATATGTTTAAAGGAAGTTAGAACTTCATTTAACTACTAAAATAAATGGTTACATTACTTATTTCAGTTTGTTCAGTTTATCCCACACAAatcaaaagttaaattatttatggaaGGTAGAAGTAAGACACAAATGACACAAGACAATTAAGTCTATACATGTTACAACACAGATTTAAATAACAATAGTCTAAACATACCTCCAGAGTATCTTAATCCACAATGCTTTCATCACAATACTTCAAATGATTTTAACTTTGTGATCCCTAGTTACGGAAGTAAAACCAAACAAGTAGCAACATAACTGTTGTTAATAATTAACCTTATAAAGCAGTGAAAGTACAATTTTTTTCCCCATTGTTAATGcattgtttcaagtttaattttggaacaattatttttctttgatagattgtttaggcagagtattcatgatgaaaatttgtagaatggatggcatcTTTTTCAATTTGATATACAAGAGCATGAAttgcacaaaatatatttatattcattgagTAAATAATTGGAAAAATTACTTTTCGTATAGTACCACAAATAAAATGACTACAGTCGAGTGCAAGTAATATAAAGATAGTATATCTTACTAAGTTGTTTCATAAGTAATATAAAGATAGTATATCTTACTAAGTTGTTTGATAAGTAATATAAAGATAGTATATCTTACTAAGTTGTTTCATAAGTAATATAAAGATAGTATATCTTACTAAGTTGTTTCATAAGTAATATAAAGATAGTATATCTTACTAAGTTGTTTCATAAGTAATATAAAGATAGTATATCTTACTAAGTTGTTTCATAAGTAATATAAAGATAGTATATCTTACTAAGTTGTTTCATAAGTAATATAAAGATAGTATATCTTACTAAGTTGTTTCATAAGTAATATAAAGATAGTATATCTTACTAAGTTGTTTCATTTCCTCTTCATATTCTTGCTTCATGTTCTCTTGCTCTTGAAAGTAGTTCGTCTCCAGGTGACCCTGTAAAGTCTCGAGTGTTTCCGGAAGGAGACAATCTAGCTTATCATTAAACTTGTTTGTTATACTTTCGTCTCCTCCCGTGGCCTGGCACTGATTGGAACTTGGCAAATTGAACAGTATCTGTATATCAGTCTTTAACTGAGTTCTTAGGAGTCAATGATTGAATTCAAATCTGTGCTGATTGTGTTTGGGTTACTTGAAAAGTTTTTTACCATGTCATGACTACTTAAGCTATTTTTTGAACTTTCCCAAGATGTTGCTGTCTGTTCTTTTTCTAAGCAACTTAAAGTCACTTTGTCCATTTTCTTTTCCAGGTCATGCTTCTGGCTTTCAAGCtgtttgttcattttaatttgtcTGTTCAGCTCTTCGTCTTTTTGACTCAGCAGAGATGTAAGCTGAGCCCTTATGCTTTTAATTTCATCTTCTTTCCTAGAAAGAATTTCTTCTTTGGTTTGGATCTCCTCTTTAAACTTCCTCTTCACTTCTTCCACCTGTTGCTGCATCTGGACTTTTAAAGTTTCCACAGTATTTCGTTGTTCATCCAGTTCTTCCTGCAACCTCTGTACCAATGTGTCCATCTGGACAGAACCATCCAAACTGAAGTCCATGTCATCCTTCACCAGGTCAGCTTGTTTTAGGAGTTGAGATTCCAGTTCTGTGATTCTATTTCTATAAGAATTTTCAACTTCTGTTAAAGTTCTTTCATAGTCTTTCTTTAATTTCTCCATTTCCTCTTCATGATTCTCTTTCATCTGGTCCACTTCAAATGGCATCCTTGATAAACCTAAtgaaaaatgtacacattattacTTCAAGAGATTCACAGACCAAAAAGAAACTTGATTAAGCACCAATAGAAACTGATAGATGTTAGTTTCTAATGTAGCAGTTTTGAAAGACATGGAAGGAAAACCATACAAACAACTCACAGTTTACTAATTGTGATGTTTAAAGtaccaatattttaaatttaagatttttcagGAATAGTGTTAAACCTAGTAACCTTGCATGGGACATCAATTTCTGGTTAAAATTATAAGTTAGTTCAATAATGTAaaggtttatgttttaaaatgaagttcTTTTAGACCTAAAatggaaaacattatacaaatattaacagtATGTGAttatagtaacaaataaaaaaaaatcttttaccTTTAAAGCAgtaaattataacattgaaaataccataaaatacacatcttaaaAGGATTGTGAAATACATAAATCataatatgataaaatgtacCTTTCTAAACCTTTAATCTAACAAAGTACATTCTGTACTAATACACCACACAACAAAAGTACATTCTGTACTAATACACCACACAACAAAAGTACATTCTGTACTAATACACCACACAACAAAAGTACATTCTGTACTAATACACCACACAACAAAAGTACATTCTGTACTAATACACCACACAACAAAAGTACATTCTGTACTAATACACCACACAACAAAAGTACATTCTGTACTAATACACCACACAACAAAAGTACATTCTGTACTAATACACCACACAACAAAAGTACATTCTGTACTAATACACCACACATAAAATCAGTCAGTTGGTTGGATTTTAGTCTTACCTATACTCCTTTCTTGCAAATTTTGTCTAAAGGTAGGAACAGATTAGAAACAATATcttgttgaaataaaaactgttaaaaatgttttttttctaagtaCAATTCTAAAACACTCAAAACTGAAAGCAGTCtatcaaaacttaatatttcttcaGAGCTTGCAcatcaataacagtaaaatacaaaatgatgtcTAACAGAAGTCCAAGAATACAtgtttaagtgttgttgttttacttaactGTTCCTGaatttctgtattaataaaaataattctataattaaGGGCTGAAAACAACACTAGAGCAAGAATACTTAGCTGATAacctattataatttttattagagATTTTCAGCAGTTAttcttggtttgttttctttcgaattttgcacaaaactactcacaggctatctttgctagccaaccctaatttaacagtgtaaaactagagggaaggcagctagtcatcaccactgactgtcaattcttgggctactcttttaccaatgaatagcagaATTGATCATAACATAAcaacaccccatggctgaaagggtgagcatgtttagtgtgacggggattcaaacccgcaactctcggattatgagtcgagtgccttaaccatctggcaatgCTGGGCTTTGTTATTCTTGGAGaagtttacataatttttaatctttattcaAACAATGTTTATTCTACTGTACACATGGGTCAAAACATTTGATCTAACTTCAACATAAAAGGTGGATTTTAATAACTTAAACTGAACAAATAGTAAGTAGCTCCAAAAACATCACTGAACTTTGACATACTGAATAAAATGAGAACATAACCAGTGTTACCTTCTTCAACTTCTGGTGTCAGGTGAATTCTTCTTCTTACTTTACCAAGTTTGGGGCTATCATCTCCAGAATTTTCATCTGAAAGACAAGGAAACATACACATTTTTTATAGTGTTGCAGTTTAAGAAATGTACTTTTCTCTTTCTTTGATTTAATAAAGTCTACAGTTACTCTTAAATTGTGATATCTCTCTAAAActagtaaaatttaataaaatatttcaagagaGCTAAactagtcagtataaatagtgtaatttgagtactgcttagcttctacgtgatccagggcaagaaaaatggtaTGCAACTTGGCAattaacacaaaaactgtagaggggattctgtgtggaaccacaacaaaccatagcagagcccacagagtcatttcaaaccatctgtataaatgtgaatggaaagatggtttgaaagatgtccctaaatagaagatggtacttccaatcaggagtatccacctttctcagatgacttggGGATTGTAATAAACCATGATGGGATGGGGCTGACCAGCAGACACAGTAATgccatccaaggacagactcaattgATCCAACTgagcctggatacaaaggccaaaaggaacactgaaagatcatctgttctgaaaaagcatggtgcactgagaaaggaaaacacaacaccaGGTGGGGTACTGTGGtaggattgaagttttga
This genomic window from Tachypleus tridentatus isolate NWPU-2018 chromosome 10, ASM421037v1, whole genome shotgun sequence contains:
- the LOC143227874 gene encoding uncharacterized protein LOC143227874; the protein is MCMFPCLSDENSGDDSPKLGKVRRRIHLTPEVEEGLSRMPFEVDQMKENHEEEMEKLKKDYERTLTEVENSYRNRITELESQLLKQADLVKDDMDFSLDGSVQMDTLVQRLQEELDEQRNTVETLKVQMQQQVEEVKRKFKEEIQTKEEILSRKEDEIKSIRAQLTSLLSQKDEELNRQIKMNKQLESQKHDLEKKMDKVTLSCLEKEQTATSWESSKNSLSSHDMVKNFSSNPNTISTDLNSIIDS